GTGGACGATTTCATCCACCGCTTCTTCGGCGCTGTACACCAGGTGCATCAGGTTCAGATCGCTGGGCAGGATGTAGCCATTGTCTTCAAGCTGACGGCGCATGAAGCCCAGGGCGTCCTTCCAGTAGCTGCCACCCGGCTGATCGAGCAATACCACCGGTACCAGCGGGCTTTTGCCGGTCTGGATCAGGGTCAGCACTTCCAGCGCCTCGTCGAGCGTGCCGAAACCGCCGGGGCAAAGCACCAGACCGTCGGCCTCCTTGACGAAGAACAGCTTGCGCAGGAAGAAGAAATGGAATGACAGCAGGTGGTTGCTGCCGCGTATCGTCGAGTTGGCCGTTTGTTCGAAGGGCAGGGTGATGTTGAACCCTAGGCTGTTGTCCACGCCGGCGCCTTCATGGGCGGCGGCCATGATGCCGCCGCCTGCGCCGGTGATCACCATCAGGTCACGCTGCACCAACCGTGCGCCCAGTTCACGAGCCTGCAGGTACAGCGGATGATCGGCTGGCGTCCGGGCCGAGCCGAAGACGGTGACCTTGCGCCGACGCTTGAGCTGCTCCAGTACACCGAAGGCATTTTCCATCTCGCGCAGGGTCTGCAGCATGATTTTGGCGTCCCAGCGGTTGCGATCCGCCTGGGCCATATGGATCACGGTACTGAGCATTTCCCGGTACAGCTGCAGGTTCGGGCTGTTGCCGGGGGCTGCCAGTGCCACCAGTTCGTCGACCTTGCGGGTCAGGTCGACTTCGCTGGTTTGCACGTGGCGCGACAGATAGTCGTCCGCTTCGTAAGGCATGAAGGCTCTCCTGTTCTGAGCCGGGCGCGAGGCTGATGCGGCTCGCGCCCGTACCGGTTCCGTGATTATGGCGTTTCATGACGCTTGCCACAGCCAGGTTGCCGTTTCGCTGCCTGCTTTTCGTAAGCGCCGGTTACAGGGCGATCTGTTCACCGGGTTCGGGGATGTTGGCGATCCAGTTCAGGCGCTGGCGCAGTGCTTGTTGCAGGGTTTGCATCTTCTCCAGTTCGCCGTGCACCAGGTACAGCTCGGGGTGATGCTCGAACTGGCTGGCCCAGTCGATCAGCTGTGACTGGCCGGCGTGTGCAGAAAAACCGCCCAGCGTATGCACCCTGGCCTTCACGGCAATGCGCTGGTGCAGCACCTTGACCGTTTCTGCGCCGTCGACGATCAGGCGGCCGAGCGTGCCCTTGGCCTGGAAACCGGGGAACACCAGATGGCAGTTCTCGCGCCACAGATTGTGCTTGAAGTGGTGGACGATACGCCCGCCGTTGCACATCCCGGCGCCGGCAATGATGATCGCGCCGCTCTTGATCCGGTTGATCGCCATCGACTCTTCTGCCGTTGGCGTGCAGCGCAGGATCGGTAGCCAGTCCTCTACCCGGGTGACACCCTTGGCGGCCAGTGCGGCGCGGTCTTCGGCGGCGAACTGATCATGGAAGCGGCTGTAGATGGCATTGGCGCGGATGGCCATGGGGCTGTCGAGAAACACCGCCTGCTGCGGCAGGCGGCCTTCCTGATAGAAGCGGCCGAGGTAGTAGATCAGATCCTGGGTGCGGCCGACGGCGAACGAGGGGATCAGCACATTGCCACCTTCCTTGTGCGCCTGCTGCAGAATCTCGGCCAGCTCCTCCAGGGTTTCGTCACTGGGGCGATGATCACGGTCGCCGTAGGTCGACTCCATCAGCAGTACGTCGGCCTTGTTCAGTTGCGTCGGCGCCTGCATCAGTGGCGAGCAGGTGTTGCCCAGGTCGCCGGAGAACACCAGATGACGCTGCAGGTGGTGATCCTGCACCTGCATTTCGACGATGGCCGAGCCGAGAATGTGGCCGGCATTGTGGAAGGTGACCTGCACGCCCTTGGCCACCTCGATCGTTGTGCCATAGGCATGCGCGCGGCGCTGGCTGAGCGCCTGCTCGGCATGGGCGATGGTGTAGAGGGGTTTGACCGCCGGCTTGCCCTGGCGCGCACGCCAGCGGTTTTCCCATTCAGCGTCCTTCTCCTGGAGGAAGGCCGAATCCAGCAGCATCAGTTCGAGCAGTTCGCTGCTGGCCTCGGTGGCGTGGATCGGGCCGCGATAGCCCTCGGCGACCAGGCGTGGCAGCAGCCCGCTGTGATCGAGGTGGGCGTGGGAGATCACCACCGCATCCAGCTCCCGCGGGTCGAAGGGAAAGGCGCTGCGGTTCTGATCCTCCTCCTGGCGGCGCCCCTGGTGCATGCCGCATTCGAGCAGTACCTTGGCGCCGTCGCGACTCTCCACCAGGTAGCAGGAGCCGGTAACTTGTTGGATTGCACCGAGAAAAGTGAGCAGGGCCATGGTTCTGTCCTTGTTGTGATGATGTAGCGAGTCTGCCGGTTTGAAGCGCCGCGTGGTTTGATGCAGGTCACTCGATATATGGCTCCGGGTGCCTAAACTGCAAGTGAATTTTCAGGAGATGACCCATGTTTCAGCTATTGCCCGATGCCGCGACTCTGGCTCAGCACGCCCAGCAATACCCTGACTTCGCCCACTGGAAGGCGGGCCATGGACCTGTTCAGCATAGCCCGCAGACCAGCGCTGCGGTCTTTCGTCTCGCCCATCAGCTGGTGCAAAGCGGTTTGCAGCCCGACCTGCCAAGCGTCTACCGCCTGTTTCGCGCGCTGGATGCGCTGACCGCAGCCGGCCTCTGGCTGGTGGTGCACATGACCTACGCCCGGCGTGTCCGGCTCGATGGTCAGCCGCTGCAGGCCGATGACTTCAAGCCGGTGCCGGAAGGCCATACCGGTGGCGCGCTGAACATGGTGCCGGCCTACGCCGGTTACCTGGCCCTCAACACGCTGACCGGTGAGACGCGTGGCTGGCTGATGGGGCAGGGGCATTGCGTGGCAGCCATCGAGGCGCTGAACCTGCTGACCGGCAACCAGCATCCCGAGCAGGCTAAGCGCTATGCCTGTGATGAAACGGGCATGAGCCGCCTGGTGGCAGACTTCTACAGCTATGCGCAGGCAGCGGACGGCCGCCCTGGCGTGCCGCTGGGCAGCCATGTCAATCCGCATACCGCTGGTGGTATCGCCGAAGGCGGTTACCTGGGCTTTGCCGAATTGCAGTACGCGCATCTGCCATTGCCGGGCGAAAAACTGGTGGCCTTCCTCTCCGACGGTGCTGCCGAGGAGCAGCGCGGCAGTGACTGGATGCCGCGTTGGTGGCGTGCCGAGGATTGTGGTGTGGCGCTGCCGGTGATGATCGCCAACGGCCGGCGTATCGAGCAGCGTACCGAACTCGGTACGTTGGAGGGGCTGGAGGGCTTTCGCCGGCACCTGCGCGGCTGTGGTTTCGATCCGCTGAGCTTCGATGGGTGTGACCCGGCAGCCTTCGTCTGTGCGCTGTGGGAAATGGAGCAGCGTCTGGCGCACCGGGTCGATGAGCGCAATCGCGAACTGATCGACTATCCCCTGCCCATGCCCTACGGTATTGCCGAAACCACCAAGGGCTATGGCTTCTATGGCGCTGGCAGCAATGCCGCGCACAACCTGCCGCTACCGGCCAGCCCGGCGCTCGATGCGCACGCACGCGAACTGTTCAACCAGCATGCGGCGGCGTTGTGGGTGCAGCCGCAGGCATTGGCTGAGGCCTGCAGCCTGTTCGCTGCCGGCAAGGGGCGTGAGCCTGAACGAGACAATCCACTGGCCCGTCGTCAACCCGCGCAGCCGGCACAGCCAGCGCTGCATTTTCACGACGCGGCCTGTTCGCCCATGAGCGCGCTGGATCGCTACTTTGTCGATCTGGTACGGGCCAATCCGCAGTTACGCGCCCGTGTTGGCAACCCGGACGAACTGGCCAGCAACCGCCTGGGTGGCGTGCTGAAGGCGCTCAAGCACCGTGTCAGCCAGCCGGAAAGCGAGCTGGAGTCAGTGCATGGCGCGGTGATCACGGCGCTCAACGAGGAGGCCGTGGTTTCCGCCTGCCTGGCCAACCAGGGCGGACTGAATCTGGTGGCCAGTTATGAGGCGTTCTGCGTGAAGATGCTCGGCGCGGTGCGTCAGAGCCTGATCTTCGCCCGCCAGCAGAAAGAGGCCGGGCGCCCGGCTGGCTGGCTGGGTTGGCCGCTGGTGGCGACTTCGCACACCTGGGAGAACGGCAAGAACCAGCAATCGCACCAGGACACCACCTTCTGTGAGGCGCTGCTGGGCGAGATGCACGATGTCATGCGCGTGCTGCTGCCGGCCGACCACAATTCGCTGCTGGCGCTGCTGCCAGGCATTTATCAGGCGCGCGGCAGGTTGGCTTGCCTGGTGGTGGCCAAGCGCGAGCAGCCCTGCAGCTTCACGGCCGCGCAGGCACAACAACTGGCCCGTGATGGTGCCTTGCTGGTGGCTGCCGAGGGCGAGGGCGAGCCGGTGCTGCTGATCGCCAGCGGCAGTTACCAGTTACACGCGATGCGCCGTGCTGCTGTTCGTCTGAGTCAGCATGCGGTGGCCTGGCGTCTGATTTACTTGCAGGAGCCGGGACGTTTTCGGGCGCCGCGTGATGCCTGGGAAACACCGGCGCTGGCTACGCCTGCAGAGCATGAAGCGTTGTTCCCCGCTGCGTACCGGCGGCGCGTATTGCTCAGCCATATGCGCCCGGAGGTGGCACGGGGGCATTTGTCCACGGTGCTGGGCGAGGGCGCGTTCTGTCGGACGCTGGGTTATCGCAACCGCGGCGGTACCTTCGACGAAGCCGGCATGCTGTTCGCCAACGGCTGTACCTGGGCGCATGTGTTGCAGAGTGTCGCCGAGGTGCTGGGCACAGCGGTCGATGCCTGGCTGACGGCCGAGGAACGGGCCGCGCTGGCCGGCACGGGAGATCCCAACATCCTGCGCTGAATGACCGGGTTGGGGCAATTGCAAGGGAGGGGCAGGTATGCCCAGGCTGATTGTGGAACTCGACACCGACCTCTATCGCATGCTGCAGGAGGCGGCACGGATCAACCAGTTGAGTCTGCAGGAGGAGTGCGTGCGTCGCCTCGAAGGGGGTGGGCGACGCTCACGCTACATGGAGGCCCTGCTCGCCGAGTTGCGCGCCGATGACGCCCAGCGCCGGGCACAGCGAGGCTAAACCTGGCCAGCACTTACAGGCCGCAATCACCCTTGTCGAAGGTTTCGACGGTGACCGGGCGGTTGCTGCGGTATTCGCTGAACTGGTAGCGCAACTGCGCGCCCTGGGCCAGCAGGCTGCGATAGCCCGGATTGCGGCAGACGCTGGCTGCCAGTTGGCTGCGCACGATGTCCGGGTTGCCGCGCATGTTTGCCGCATGCGCCGGGCGTACGCTGAGGTGGTTGATCAGCGTGTGGCCATCCACGGTGTAACCCTGATCGAGAATGTCCTCGTTGATCGCCCGTGGCGTGCCCTCGCTGCTCTGTCGGGCGACCTGCTCCAGGGTGCGAGTCAGCTCCATTTCCTTCAGCGAGGCGGCCTGGGCGGTGGCAAGCATCAGGCTGAGTGCGAGGGCAGGAAGGATGTAACGCAGCATGTGATGTAACTCCTGAAGGCGTGGACAGCCTTGGACAGACCACGGTCGTGAATGTTCGCGGCGGTGGCCATTGGCCTGTGACGGCTGCAGTCTACTGGTTCTGGCCCGCCAGCGGTGCGGGCGAGGTGTTAGAATCGCGCGCCCAATCGCCGTTGCGCCTTTCATGACTGATCCAGCCCCACATGCCGTCGCCCGCCTGCGCGCAGAGCGCCTGGCGCGCAGTATCAAGCCTTTCGTCGCGCGTGGCTCGCGTGCCGAGCGCTGCCCGCACTGTCGGGTGCAGCCGACGCACTGCTTGTGCGCCTGGCGTCCGCAGGTCCGGGCCAATGCCGGCATGTGCCTGGTGATGCACGACATCGAGGCGCTGAAGCCGAGCAATACCGGCTGGCTGATCGCTGACGTGGTACCCGAGACCCATGCCTTCGGTTGGGCACGAACCGCTGTCGAGCCGGCGCTGCTGGAGCTGTTGGCCGATCCGCAGTGGCAGCCCTATCTGGTCTTTCCCGGTGAGTACGTGGCGCCGTCGCGCGTGGTCGAGGAGGTGACATTGGCGCCCGGCAAGCGGCCGCTGTTCGTGCTGCTCGATGCCACCTGGACCGAGGCGCGCAAGATGTTTCGCAAGAGCCCCTATCTGGACGCGCTGCCGGTGTTGAGTCTGACGCCGGCGCAACTATCGCGCTATCGCCTGCGCCGCTCTACCCGTGGTGAGCACCTGTGCACGGCCGAGGTGGCTGCCCTGTGCCTGGAGCTGGCCGGTGATCAGCGTGCCGGCGAGGCACTGGACGACTATCTGGATGCCTTCAGTCAGCATTACCTGGCGGCCAAACGGCGTCTGCCGCTGGATCTCAACGACGCGCTGCATCAGCGTTTGCAGACGTACCGCTGAGTTCACCTGGCAGTGGCTTGGGCCACAGCTGCGCCAGCAGCATGCCGCCGAACATCAGGGCGCAACCCAGATAGCCGCGCAGTGCCAGTATTTCACCCAGCAGCAGGGCGCCGGCGATGGCGGCGAATACGGCCTCAAGCGAGAGGATGATCGCCGCGTGCGAGGCGATGGCATGCTGCTGCGCCACCACCTGCAGGGTGAAGCCCACCGCCACGCCGAACAGGCCGCCGTAGAGAATGGCCGGGCCGGCGGCAATGATGCCGTCCAGTGTCGCGGTCTCGAATAGCAGCGCCAGCAACAGGCTGATCAGCGCGCAGGTGGCGAACTGGATGAAGGCCAGACGCAGCGGGTCGTGACGGCTGGCGAAGAAGCCTACCAGCAACACATGCACGCCCCAGACGAAGGCGCCGGCCAGTTGCAGCCAGTCGCCGGAGGCCACGGTAAAGCCTTCGCCGACGCTGAGCAGGAACATGCCGACCACCGCCAGACTGGCGCCCAGCCAGATGCCGGCGCTGCTGCGCTGGCCGATCAGCAGGCCGAGAAGCGGCACTACGATCACGTACAGGCCGGTGATGAAGCCGGAGTTGGTCACCGTGGTGAACAGCAGGCCGACCTGCTGCAGGTTGATTCCCAGCGACAGGGCCAGCCCCATGATCACCCCGCCGACCAGCAGGTTGCGATTCACTGGGGCGGGGCGATGCTGCTGGCGACGTTGCAGCAGGGCCAGCACGGGCAGCAGCACCACGCAGGCCAGGGCAAAGCGCAGGCCGGTATAAAGGAAGGGGCCGATGTTATCCATGCCCAGGCGCTGGGCGACGAAGGCACTGCCCCAGATCATCGCGGTGATCAGCATCAACAGGTCAGCGCGCAGGGCTTGGCTTCGCATTCGGGGATCTCGGCAGCAAAGCTGCGCATCCTGCCGCAAAGCATTGCGCTTGACCACCCCGTCACAGCTCGGCATGCTGAGCGCCGCCGTCGGTTCGAGTGGGTGAGTCTGTGCTGCTGGATGTGCAGCCTTGAACGGATCTTCAGGCGAAAAGCACAGCCATACTCACCTCCGTGCCATTCATAACAACAACAGGATCTGCCCATGGCCGCCTACGAAATCCTGATTGCCGACGATCACCCACTGTTTCGCAGCGCGCTGCAGCAAGCACTGACCCTGGGGCTGGGGCCGCAGGTGCATCTGGTCGAGGCTGCCAGCATTGCCGAACTCGAGGGCCATCTGGCCGCCAAGAGTGACTGGGATCTGGTTCTGCTCGATCTCAATATGCCGGGTGCCTATGGTTTTTCCGGGCTGGTGCTGTTGCGCGGGCAGTACCCGCAGATCCCCGTGGTGATGATCTCCGCCCAGGAAGAGGCCTCGGTGGTCAACCGCTCCCGCGAGTTCGGCGCCAGCGGTTTCATTCCCAAATCCAGCCCGTTGGAAACCCTGCAGCAGGCCGTGCGCCATGTGCTCGATGGTGATACCTGGTGGCCCGCACTGGCTGAAGAAGGTGCGCCGGTTTCCGATGAGGCCAAGGCCGCGAGTGCCGGCCTGGCGAGCCTCACGCCACAGCAGTTCCGGGTGCTGACCATGGTCTGCGAAGGGTTGCTGAACAAGCAGATCGCCTACGAGCTGAGCGTATCCGAAGCCACCGTCAAGGCGCATGTGACGGCGATCTTCCGCAAGCTGGGCGTGCGCACCCGCACTCAGGCGGCGTTGCTGTTGCAGCAGATGGAATCGATCCCCGCATAGCCAGGCGCGACCTGCTGCGCCAGGGTCTACGCAAGCGCAGCCGCATGA
This region of Pseudomonas wenzhouensis genomic DNA includes:
- a CDS encoding LOG family protein → MPYEADDYLSRHVQTSEVDLTRKVDELVALAAPGNSPNLQLYREMLSTVIHMAQADRNRWDAKIMLQTLREMENAFGVLEQLKRRRKVTVFGSARTPADHPLYLQARELGARLVQRDLMVITGAGGGIMAAAHEGAGVDNSLGFNITLPFEQTANSTIRGSNHLLSFHFFFLRKLFFVKEADGLVLCPGGFGTLDEALEVLTLIQTGKSPLVPVVLLDQPGGSYWKDALGFMRRQLEDNGYILPSDLNLMHLVYSAEEAVDEIVHFYRNFHSSRWLKDRFVIRLKHPLNEQTLARLDEEFSGLCKSGGFTQQPHCELENDEPELCHLTRLAFAFNGRDYGRLRALLDVVNEPENWAS
- a CDS encoding MBL fold metallo-hydrolase RNA specificity domain-containing protein; translated protein: MALLTFLGAIQQVTGSCYLVESRDGAKVLLECGMHQGRRQEEDQNRSAFPFDPRELDAVVISHAHLDHSGLLPRLVAEGYRGPIHATEASSELLELMLLDSAFLQEKDAEWENRWRARQGKPAVKPLYTIAHAEQALSQRRAHAYGTTIEVAKGVQVTFHNAGHILGSAIVEMQVQDHHLQRHLVFSGDLGNTCSPLMQAPTQLNKADVLLMESTYGDRDHRPSDETLEELAEILQQAHKEGGNVLIPSFAVGRTQDLIYYLGRFYQEGRLPQQAVFLDSPMAIRANAIYSRFHDQFAAEDRAALAAKGVTRVEDWLPILRCTPTAEESMAINRIKSGAIIIAGAGMCNGGRIVHHFKHNLWRENCHLVFPGFQAKGTLGRLIVDGAETVKVLHQRIAVKARVHTLGGFSAHAGQSQLIDWASQFEHHPELYLVHGELEKMQTLQQALRQRLNWIANIPEPGEQIAL
- a CDS encoding xylulose 5-phosphate 3-epimerase, translated to MFQLLPDAATLAQHAQQYPDFAHWKAGHGPVQHSPQTSAAVFRLAHQLVQSGLQPDLPSVYRLFRALDALTAAGLWLVVHMTYARRVRLDGQPLQADDFKPVPEGHTGGALNMVPAYAGYLALNTLTGETRGWLMGQGHCVAAIEALNLLTGNQHPEQAKRYACDETGMSRLVADFYSYAQAADGRPGVPLGSHVNPHTAGGIAEGGYLGFAELQYAHLPLPGEKLVAFLSDGAAEEQRGSDWMPRWWRAEDCGVALPVMIANGRRIEQRTELGTLEGLEGFRRHLRGCGFDPLSFDGCDPAAFVCALWEMEQRLAHRVDERNRELIDYPLPMPYGIAETTKGYGFYGAGSNAAHNLPLPASPALDAHARELFNQHAAALWVQPQALAEACSLFAAGKGREPERDNPLARRQPAQPAQPALHFHDAACSPMSALDRYFVDLVRANPQLRARVGNPDELASNRLGGVLKALKHRVSQPESELESVHGAVITALNEEAVVSACLANQGGLNLVASYEAFCVKMLGAVRQSLIFARQQKEAGRPAGWLGWPLVATSHTWENGKNQQSHQDTTFCEALLGEMHDVMRVLLPADHNSLLALLPGIYQARGRLACLVVAKREQPCSFTAAQAQQLARDGALLVAAEGEGEPVLLIASGSYQLHAMRRAAVRLSQHAVAWRLIYLQEPGRFRAPRDAWETPALATPAEHEALFPAAYRRRVLLSHMRPEVARGHLSTVLGEGAFCRTLGYRNRGGTFDEAGMLFANGCTWAHVLQSVAEVLGTAVDAWLTAEERAALAGTGDPNILR
- a CDS encoding quorum-sensing-regulated virulence factor family protein, which translates into the protein MLRYILPALALSLMLATAQAASLKEMELTRTLEQVARQSSEGTPRAINEDILDQGYTVDGHTLINHLSVRPAHAANMRGNPDIVRSQLAASVCRNPGYRSLLAQGAQLRYQFSEYRSNRPVTVETFDKGDCGL
- a CDS encoding tRNA-uridine aminocarboxypropyltransferase, with translation MTDPAPHAVARLRAERLARSIKPFVARGSRAERCPHCRVQPTHCLCAWRPQVRANAGMCLVMHDIEALKPSNTGWLIADVVPETHAFGWARTAVEPALLELLADPQWQPYLVFPGEYVAPSRVVEEVTLAPGKRPLFVLLDATWTEARKMFRKSPYLDALPVLSLTPAQLSRYRLRRSTRGEHLCTAEVAALCLELAGDQRAGEALDDYLDAFSQHYLAAKRRLPLDLNDALHQRLQTYR
- a CDS encoding DMT family transporter, which translates into the protein MRSQALRADLLMLITAMIWGSAFVAQRLGMDNIGPFLYTGLRFALACVVLLPVLALLQRRQQHRPAPVNRNLLVGGVIMGLALSLGINLQQVGLLFTTVTNSGFITGLYVIVVPLLGLLIGQRSSAGIWLGASLAVVGMFLLSVGEGFTVASGDWLQLAGAFVWGVHVLLVGFFASRHDPLRLAFIQFATCALISLLLALLFETATLDGIIAAGPAILYGGLFGVAVGFTLQVVAQQHAIASHAAIILSLEAVFAAIAGALLLGEILALRGYLGCALMFGGMLLAQLWPKPLPGELSGTSANADAARR
- the erdR gene encoding response regulator transcription factor ErdR, producing the protein MAAYEILIADDHPLFRSALQQALTLGLGPQVHLVEAASIAELEGHLAAKSDWDLVLLDLNMPGAYGFSGLVLLRGQYPQIPVVMISAQEEASVVNRSREFGASGFIPKSSPLETLQQAVRHVLDGDTWWPALAEEGAPVSDEAKAASAGLASLTPQQFRVLTMVCEGLLNKQIAYELSVSEATVKAHVTAIFRKLGVRTRTQAALLLQQMESIPA